A region of Maridesulfovibrio sp. DNA encodes the following proteins:
- the rnfG gene encoding RnfABCDGE type electron transport complex subunit G has product MKEGVKMIAVLTLICGMFSVTLASLRQATEARIEEQVLTYVQGPAIEHVLSGYDNSPVKDRKKFTLHGTEKQVIIFPAMKNGKIFGVALETFAKGYGGDVGVMVGFDMDGDKLSGIGITTMKETPGVGSKVAGHGFTTQFKGHPASVELNSKGGDIDGVAGATISSTASVEAVKQAIAIYKKLRPQIAQAWSNGS; this is encoded by the coding sequence ATGAAAGAAGGAGTGAAAATGATCGCCGTACTGACCCTGATATGCGGCATGTTCAGCGTAACCCTTGCCAGCCTGAGACAGGCTACGGAAGCCCGCATTGAAGAACAGGTGCTGACCTATGTGCAGGGACCGGCAATTGAACACGTCCTCAGCGGTTATGACAATTCTCCGGTAAAAGACCGTAAGAAATTTACCCTTCACGGCACGGAAAAACAGGTTATAATTTTCCCTGCAATGAAAAACGGTAAGATATTTGGTGTAGCCCTTGAAACTTTTGCTAAAGGTTACGGCGGAGATGTAGGTGTTATGGTAGGCTTTGATATGGACGGAGATAAGCTGTCCGGCATCGGCATAACCACCATGAAAGAAACTCCCGGTGTCGGCTCGAAAGTTGCCGGGCACGGTTTTACCACCCAATTCAAAGGGCATCCGGCCTCTGTGGAATTAAATTCCAAGGGTGGTGATATCGATGGGGTTGCCGGAGCCACAATTTCCTCCACAGCCTCGGTTGAAGCAGTGAAGCAGGCTATTGCCATCTATAAAAAACTAAGGCCGCAGATTGCACAGGCATGGAGCAACGGTTCATAA
- a CDS encoding HAD family acid phosphatase, which translates to MKIPDAMVSLPEARERIVAYHEGGKFDRDVSLQAESVSDVVDKAVKDHVKYPAVVMVVEDVLLSTYEARREQGFSENQAAASNLESHVILSSLPAVKPSLALFDFLLQRNVPVFLVSYRSEGFRIPVMENLSKAGFSGWQKIFMRPSTYPENSNFSEEVRKGLQRTGYNIIATIGVLPEDVSGEFTGKAVLYPNYIYSSR; encoded by the coding sequence ATGAAAATACCTGATGCGATGGTTTCACTGCCTGAGGCTCGTGAACGGATTGTTGCCTACCATGAGGGCGGAAAATTCGACAGGGATGTTTCTCTGCAGGCTGAATCCGTTTCTGATGTTGTGGATAAGGCTGTTAAAGACCATGTTAAGTATCCTGCAGTTGTTATGGTGGTGGAAGATGTGCTGCTCTCCACTTATGAAGCGCGTAGAGAGCAAGGGTTCTCGGAAAATCAGGCCGCTGCAAGTAATCTGGAATCCCATGTCATATTAAGTTCTCTTCCGGCCGTTAAACCGTCACTTGCCTTGTTCGACTTCTTGCTGCAACGCAATGTGCCTGTCTTTTTGGTTTCATACCGGTCAGAGGGATTCAGGATTCCGGTTATGGAAAATCTATCCAAAGCAGGTTTTTCCGGATGGCAGAAAATATTTATGAGGCCTTCGACCTATCCTGAAAATTCAAATTTCAGCGAAGAAGTACGTAAAGGATTGCAGAGGACCGGCTATAACATTATCGCCACTATCGGGGTTTTGCCGGAAGATGTTTCAGGTGAATTTACCGGGAAAGCGGTCTTATATCCCAACTATATTTATTCAAGTCGCTAG
- a CDS encoding alkaline phosphatase, producing MRFSNKFKVLTALMVCAVIMAAVPAYAKAKKVRVYKGQPAKYVFLFIGDGMGMPQKGATEAFTGEQLLMNTFPAQGMTTTYAADRFITGSAASATALASGQKTNIGMLGMAPNQKHVKSVAEMAKADGKKVGIVSSVSIDHATPAAFYAHVPTRGQYYDIDVALSESNFDFFGGGGLKDVANKKKNSQNYKGNALDLIKKAGYKVVTDKEEFMALKPADGKVISWNSWLQDAKAMPYAMDMRPQDITLPEFTAKAIEMLDNPEGFFLMVEGGKIDWACHANDAAAFIKNTIAFDDSIAKAVDFAKKHPKETLIVVTGDHECGGLTLGFAGTKYGSYYDALKPQTISFQQFSDQIVKLWKEEHKGKASFEDFEPTITHYFGLEFEGDAKKNPLVVKGYQLAMLKDAYDRTMKGENEFKSPELYNLYGGYDPLTVTITHVLNNNAGLGWTSYKHTGVPVATSAMGVGSSSFNGYYDNVDIAYKIMSIMGMTPKVHASINNAAFAAK from the coding sequence ATGAGATTTTCCAACAAATTCAAAGTATTGACTGCCCTTATGGTCTGTGCCGTAATTATGGCAGCAGTGCCTGCTTATGCCAAGGCCAAAAAGGTCCGCGTATACAAAGGCCAGCCAGCCAAGTACGTTTTCCTCTTCATTGGTGACGGTATGGGAATGCCGCAGAAAGGCGCAACCGAAGCTTTTACCGGTGAACAGCTCCTCATGAACACCTTCCCCGCACAGGGAATGACCACCACTTACGCTGCCGACAGATTCATTACCGGTTCAGCAGCTTCCGCTACTGCCCTTGCCAGCGGACAGAAAACCAACATCGGCATGCTTGGCATGGCTCCTAACCAGAAGCATGTAAAGTCTGTTGCTGAAATGGCTAAAGCTGACGGAAAAAAAGTAGGTATCGTTTCCAGCGTATCTATTGATCACGCCACTCCCGCCGCATTTTACGCACACGTTCCCACCCGTGGCCAGTACTACGACATTGACGTGGCTCTCTCCGAAAGCAATTTCGATTTCTTCGGAGGCGGAGGTCTCAAGGATGTTGCCAACAAGAAAAAGAATTCTCAGAATTACAAGGGTAATGCTCTCGATCTGATCAAGAAAGCCGGCTACAAAGTAGTTACTGACAAAGAAGAATTCATGGCTCTCAAACCTGCTGACGGCAAAGTCATTTCCTGGAACTCATGGTTGCAGGATGCCAAAGCCATGCCTTACGCCATGGATATGCGCCCTCAGGATATCACCCTCCCTGAATTCACCGCTAAGGCTATTGAAATGCTCGACAACCCTGAGGGTTTTTTTCTCATGGTTGAAGGCGGCAAGATTGACTGGGCCTGCCATGCCAACGATGCGGCTGCTTTTATCAAGAACACAATAGCTTTTGATGACTCTATTGCCAAGGCTGTTGATTTCGCAAAAAAACATCCCAAGGAAACCTTAATTGTTGTTACCGGTGACCACGAGTGCGGCGGTCTGACCCTCGGTTTTGCCGGAACCAAGTACGGCTCCTACTACGATGCGCTGAAACCCCAGACCATCTCATTTCAGCAGTTCTCTGACCAGATTGTTAAACTCTGGAAGGAAGAGCACAAAGGCAAAGCAAGCTTCGAAGATTTCGAACCCACCATTACCCATTACTTCGGTCTTGAATTCGAAGGTGACGCCAAGAAGAATCCTCTTGTTGTAAAGGGGTATCAGCTTGCCATGCTCAAGGATGCTTATGATCGTACCATGAAGGGCGAGAACGAGTTCAAGAGTCCTGAACTTTACAACCTTTACGGCGGTTATGATCCTTTGACTGTGACCATTACCCATGTGCTGAACAACAATGCCGGTCTCGGTTGGACTTCCTATAAACACACCGGTGTTCCCGTTGCTACTTCCGCAATGGGTGTCGGTTCTTCCTCCTTCAACGGTTACTACGATAACGTTGATATCGCATACAAAATCATGTCCATCATGGGTATGACCCCTAAAGTTCACGCAAGTATTAATAACGCCGCATTTGCTGCAAAATAG
- a CDS encoding RnfABCDGE type electron transport complex subunit D has protein sequence MKPLSGSPVLTVSFSPHANCGRTFKHDAQETILALLPAAAFAVYHYHMLAVRVLALSSFTAVITETVCLYLMKREIEADNYTALLYGLLLGLLLPPAAPWWMVATGSFISIFLGRMIFGGLGANPLCVPLVGWAILTVSWPDLMNFDIIMLASELTYPLSQLKGFGPEMLDEHTIRSLLLGFQLGGTGAAQTGAVLLGGIYILARRIVRPDIPLAFIGGVAVTAAIFFFIDPLEYASPEYHLLCGSTLFGAFFLATDGPSSPAGHIPMLIYGFITGVLVVIIRVYGMYPDGVPFAILLANLMTPLIDKIRPAPFGGITNIHLRRRS, from the coding sequence ATGAAACCACTGTCCGGGTCACCCGTGCTGACCGTATCCTTTTCTCCCCACGCCAATTGCGGACGAACTTTCAAACATGACGCGCAGGAAACAATTTTAGCCCTGCTTCCGGCTGCGGCTTTTGCAGTGTATCATTATCATATGCTGGCAGTGCGGGTGCTGGCGCTATCATCCTTCACAGCAGTCATCACTGAAACCGTATGCCTGTATTTAATGAAAAGGGAAATTGAGGCTGACAACTACACTGCGCTGCTTTACGGATTGCTACTCGGCCTGCTTCTGCCTCCGGCGGCACCGTGGTGGATGGTTGCAACAGGCAGCTTTATTTCAATTTTCCTGGGCCGTATGATTTTCGGAGGATTGGGTGCAAACCCGCTCTGTGTTCCGCTTGTAGGTTGGGCCATACTAACCGTATCGTGGCCTGACCTGATGAATTTTGACATAATCATGCTTGCTTCAGAACTGACATACCCCTTAAGTCAGCTGAAGGGTTTCGGTCCGGAGATGCTTGACGAGCACACCATAAGATCATTGCTGCTCGGCTTCCAGCTCGGTGGAACCGGAGCGGCACAGACCGGAGCTGTCCTGCTGGGCGGAATCTACATTCTGGCCCGCAGAATCGTAAGGCCCGACATTCCACTGGCCTTTATCGGCGGAGTGGCTGTGACTGCCGCAATCTTCTTTTTCATTGATCCGTTGGAATATGCTTCCCCGGAATACCACCTGCTCTGCGGTTCAACATTATTCGGAGCTTTTTTTCTGGCTACAGACGGGCCTTCTTCACCGGCCGGTCATATTCCTATGCTCATATACGGATTCATCACAGGGGTACTGGTCGTCATAATCCGGGTCTACGGAATGTATCCGGACGGTGTGCCATTTGCCATTCTCCTTGCCAACCTTATGACTCCGCTCATCGACAAAATACGCCCCGCACCATTCGGCGGCATAACCAACATCCATTTGCGGAGGCGGTCATGA
- a CDS encoding 4Fe-4S dicluster domain-containing protein produces the protein MNSLFSLTPSERGPIINTWEQKLGTPLEVCLEISGLAPLVQINDQISKAQPVASDPAGIKPDKHSSVSGTVIDVKKDFITIREEGTRVAPPADFSATDPASMLESLRRNGIDIRGFKHGFTLIINAVPHEKGMDGHRFLIEEFPEIMVTGLNYLKKALSPKACALAVPEGMNWSIPGCTVHEIIPVYPNSLPELITKAVTGQEIPPEVCVIDATTLYRIGRTVHGCQPVTLAIVKIGSTLFLTPVGIQVGTLLKLAGFRPAEHDRIILGGPLTGKAVYSLKHGISPKTQAITILRAKNEPTVKDNPCVGCGECVIHCPARLMPNMISRHAEFGLYENTQTYNIASCFECGLCGYWCKAQRPILQYIRLAKTELAAKPIIKDLREQQ, from the coding sequence ATGAATTCTCTTTTTTCACTAACTCCTTCCGAACGCGGCCCCATAATAAACACATGGGAACAAAAACTAGGCACCCCGCTGGAAGTATGCCTTGAAATCAGCGGCCTTGCCCCGCTTGTTCAGATTAACGACCAAATCTCCAAAGCCCAGCCCGTAGCCTCTGATCCGGCAGGCATAAAACCGGATAAGCACAGTTCGGTATCCGGGACAGTGATTGATGTAAAAAAGGATTTCATTACCATCAGAGAAGAAGGGACCAGAGTAGCCCCTCCTGCAGATTTTTCCGCAACCGATCCTGCTTCCATGCTGGAATCACTCCGCCGAAACGGCATAGACATCAGAGGATTCAAACATGGTTTTACCCTGATAATAAATGCCGTTCCCCATGAAAAAGGCATGGACGGACACCGCTTCCTGATTGAAGAATTTCCCGAAATTATGGTTACGGGACTTAACTACCTGAAAAAAGCCCTTTCACCCAAAGCCTGTGCTCTGGCAGTTCCTGAAGGGATGAATTGGAGCATTCCCGGCTGTACCGTACATGAAATCATTCCCGTATACCCGAACAGTCTCCCCGAACTGATAACCAAAGCGGTAACCGGACAGGAAATACCTCCGGAAGTCTGCGTAATTGACGCCACAACCCTGTATCGCATCGGACGCACCGTACATGGATGCCAGCCGGTAACTCTGGCAATAGTTAAAATAGGCAGCACACTTTTTCTCACTCCGGTAGGGATTCAGGTGGGAACTCTTTTGAAATTGGCCGGGTTCCGTCCTGCTGAACATGACCGGATAATTCTGGGTGGACCGCTGACCGGAAAAGCCGTCTACAGCCTTAAACACGGAATATCTCCGAAGACACAAGCCATAACAATTCTCAGGGCAAAAAACGAACCAACAGTCAAAGACAACCCCTGCGTGGGATGCGGTGAGTGTGTGATACACTGTCCGGCAAGGCTGATGCCGAACATGATCTCCCGGCATGCAGAATTCGGTCTTTATGAAAACACTCAAACCTACAACATTGCATCATGCTTCGAATGCGGACTGTGCGGGTACTGGTGTAAAGCCCAGCGTCCCATTCTGCAGTATATCCGCCTTGCAAAAACGGAACTGGCCGCCAAGCCGATAATTAAAGATCTAAGGGAGCAGCAATGA
- a CDS encoding NAD(P)/FAD-dependent oxidoreductase — protein sequence MTETNYDIIILGAGPAGLQAAIHSARKGLKVLILGKNDKSSLWWAHIENFCCTLEISGEQILKTGQQQAENFGAVFFNEDVLKIRTPDLMDLGGGGFTVTTETKEFKTKAIIICTGTTRNKLGVPGEKDLFGKGVSYCVECDGNFFRGEDVAIVGGESAAAGGALHLAHLASKVHLVSKEFNFAPELMEKLKAENIIIHEGVEVDQITGGSGVDGLIFKDGEKLDVTGVFIELGAKGVMSLAAELGIQLDESMKFIETDKQQRTNVPGIFAAGDICGPPLQMAKAVGEGCVAGLSAAKYVRKT from the coding sequence ATGACCGAAACCAATTACGACATCATCATTCTGGGAGCAGGCCCTGCAGGATTGCAAGCTGCTATTCATTCAGCGAGAAAAGGACTTAAAGTTCTCATCCTCGGCAAAAATGACAAGAGCAGTCTCTGGTGGGCGCATATTGAGAACTTCTGCTGCACACTTGAAATTTCCGGAGAACAGATCCTGAAAACAGGACAGCAACAAGCTGAAAACTTCGGAGCTGTGTTTTTTAATGAAGACGTCCTGAAAATCAGGACGCCGGACCTTATGGACCTTGGTGGAGGCGGATTCACTGTGACCACAGAGACCAAGGAGTTCAAAACTAAAGCCATCATTATCTGCACCGGGACAACCCGTAACAAACTCGGTGTTCCCGGAGAGAAGGACCTTTTTGGAAAAGGTGTAAGCTATTGCGTTGAATGCGACGGCAACTTTTTCAGGGGCGAGGATGTTGCCATTGTCGGTGGAGAAAGTGCTGCTGCCGGCGGTGCTCTCCATCTGGCCCATCTCGCTTCCAAAGTGCATCTGGTTTCCAAGGAATTCAATTTCGCCCCAGAACTGATGGAAAAGCTCAAAGCCGAAAACATCATAATACATGAAGGCGTTGAGGTAGACCAAATCACCGGGGGAAGCGGAGTCGACGGACTCATTTTCAAAGATGGGGAAAAACTAGATGTAACCGGTGTGTTCATCGAGCTGGGCGCAAAGGGTGTTATGTCCCTTGCTGCAGAGCTTGGCATCCAGTTGGATGAATCCATGAAATTTATTGAAACAGACAAACAGCAGCGCACAAACGTACCCGGAATATTTGCCGCCGGAGATATCTGCGGTCCGCCGCTCCAGATGGCTAAAGCTGTAGGAGAAGGTTGTGTGGCAGGATTAAGCGCCGCCAAATATGTCCGTAAAACATAA
- a CDS encoding YibE/F family protein: MSGLLKNREFILVAVFAVLTAILYFIPTEFDQRVADNAERCRAEVLSVDNSDIDQFGIVKTGPQSVTMKVLDGKFKGKIFTGTNELLGQMDKDKLFVSGDEALAVITYDEQGKPMFAVPQDHYRIDLELTILGLFSFLLIVFGGWTGAKALFSFVFTALVLWKLLVPALLEGVDPVWITMAVVAGLCAVIIFMVAGLNRKGVVAFSGAFLGVLTSCLLAIYFTGKLHLHGAVMPFAETLLYSGFGHLDLTRIYIAAVFLACSGAVMDLAMDVAASMDEVVRANPEITHMQALGSGIRVGRAVVGTMTTTLLLAYSGGFITLLMAFMAQGVPLMNTFNFVYVSAEILKTLVGSFGLVTVAPFTALAGAFVFIRKNN, translated from the coding sequence ATGTCCGGACTACTTAAAAACAGAGAGTTTATTCTTGTCGCTGTCTTTGCCGTGCTGACCGCTATATTGTATTTCATTCCCACTGAATTTGATCAGCGTGTTGCCGATAATGCCGAACGCTGCCGGGCCGAGGTCCTTTCAGTCGATAATTCAGATATTGATCAGTTCGGTATAGTAAAAACAGGCCCGCAGTCTGTAACCATGAAAGTGCTGGATGGAAAATTTAAAGGCAAGATATTCACAGGGACCAATGAGCTTCTTGGTCAGATGGATAAGGACAAGCTTTTCGTTTCCGGCGATGAGGCGCTTGCCGTGATCACCTATGATGAGCAAGGGAAGCCCATGTTTGCCGTACCGCAGGATCACTACCGCATTGATCTTGAGCTGACAATACTGGGGCTCTTTTCTTTTTTATTGATTGTTTTCGGGGGCTGGACCGGGGCCAAGGCTCTTTTTTCATTTGTGTTTACTGCGTTGGTTCTTTGGAAGTTGCTTGTTCCGGCATTGCTTGAGGGAGTCGATCCTGTCTGGATCACCATGGCCGTAGTGGCCGGGTTGTGTGCTGTAATCATTTTTATGGTTGCCGGATTGAATAGGAAGGGTGTGGTGGCCTTTTCAGGGGCCTTTCTGGGAGTACTTACAAGCTGTTTGCTTGCGATTTATTTTACCGGAAAGCTGCACCTGCATGGTGCGGTAATGCCTTTTGCCGAGACCTTGCTCTATTCCGGCTTCGGTCATCTGGACCTGACCCGTATCTATATTGCCGCTGTATTTCTGGCCTGCTCTGGGGCGGTTATGGACCTTGCCATGGATGTAGCTGCCAGCATGGATGAGGTTGTGCGGGCCAACCCGGAGATAACCCATATGCAGGCTCTTGGTTCGGGAATCCGGGTCGGCAGGGCGGTTGTGGGCACCATGACCACCACGTTGCTGCTCGCTTATTCAGGAGGTTTTATCACTTTGCTCATGGCCTTTATGGCGCAGGGTGTTCCACTAATGAATACTTTTAATTTTGTTTACGTATCAGCTGAAATTTTAAAGACATTGGTAGGCAGTTTCGGGCTGGTTACTGTGGCTCCTTTTACCGCTTTGGCTGGGGCATTTGTTTTTATCAGGAAAAACAACTAG
- a CDS encoding cytochrome c3 family protein has protein sequence MRKNFFPITLILAILFGLSVAGYISPEKKEKIPVRILFKNSGGKVIFTHIRHHRDYEIPCDRCHHERETSDQDPLPCSSCHPESFNKDYVREHIRSFPDTSYCNKCHHAELGKLNFDHKAHEEYADEDCQTCHHDTNIEDKPQKCGNCHTNAGTSKIPSVRNAAHDRCINCHDEMFDEGLKGCTPCHKMQNMKNYSGDYTACGQCHQENDKDLVLNRASAFHDQCMDCHKEMKRGPYKDNECSRCHLK, from the coding sequence GTGCGTAAAAATTTTTTCCCCATTACTTTAATACTTGCCATTCTTTTCGGGCTGTCTGTTGCCGGATATATATCACCGGAGAAAAAAGAAAAAATACCGGTCAGAATTTTATTTAAAAACAGCGGCGGCAAAGTAATTTTCACCCACATACGTCACCACCGGGATTATGAAATACCCTGTGACAGGTGCCACCACGAACGTGAAACCAGCGATCAGGATCCGTTGCCCTGCAGTTCCTGCCACCCTGAATCCTTTAACAAAGACTATGTACGCGAACATATCCGCTCGTTCCCGGACACAAGTTATTGTAATAAATGCCACCATGCAGAATTGGGCAAGCTCAATTTCGATCACAAAGCCCACGAAGAATATGCGGATGAAGATTGTCAGACCTGTCACCATGACACTAATATTGAGGACAAACCTCAAAAGTGCGGCAACTGTCACACCAATGCAGGAACCTCAAAAATTCCCAGTGTTCGGAATGCAGCCCATGACCGCTGCATTAACTGTCACGATGAAATGTTCGATGAAGGGCTCAAAGGATGTACTCCATGTCACAAAATGCAGAACATGAAGAATTATTCCGGCGATTACACGGCCTGCGGTCAATGCCATCAGGAAAACGATAAAGACCTGGTACTGAACCGGGCCAGCGCCTTCCATGATCAATGCATGGACTGCCACAAGGAAATGAAACGCGGCCCCTACAAAGACAATGAATGCAGCAGATGCCACTTAAAATAA